A portion of the Thunnus albacares chromosome 23, fThuAlb1.1, whole genome shotgun sequence genome contains these proteins:
- the LOC122975609 gene encoding LOW QUALITY PROTEIN: metalloproteinase inhibitor 3-like (The sequence of the model RefSeq protein was modified relative to this genomic sequence to represent the inferred CDS: inserted 1 base in 1 codon), translated as MSSRLLFLMASPAADWPPRLRLAEVERGVNVCPGALYVRLCGSPGSGRSAQARREATSTTTSQSLGHYIHSLLPQQRTGADPGGLHTVYYSSSRQHLEXFGKMQSVYQHLISLLFVFSSLQVNQLTEGCSCALTHPQDAFCNSDIVIRAKVVGKKLLRDGPFGTMRYTVKQMKMYKGFEKVQHVQHIYTDASESLCGVKFDINKYQYLITGRVYDDKVYTGLCNFNERWERLSLAQKKGINHRYQLGCNCRIKPCHYLPCFVTSKNECLWTDMLSHFGYPGYQSRHYACIQQKEGYCSWYRGLAARDKTIINATDP; from the exons ATGTCATCGCGTCTGTTATTTCTGATGGCATCACCGGCCGCTGATTGGCCGCCCCGCCTGCGACTTGCAGAGGTGGAGAGGGGCGTGAACGTGTGTCCGGGCGCGCTATATGTACGGCTGTGCGGCTCTCCGGGATCAGGGAGAAGCGCTCAAGCGAGGCGAGAAGCAACTTCGACAACAACCAGCCAGAGCCTTGGACATTATATACACAGCCTACTACCGCAGCAGAGAACAGGAGCGGACCCAGGCGGACTCCATACAGTTTATTACAGTAGCAGCAGACAGCACTTGG AGTTTGGAAAAATGCAGTCAGTGTACCAGCACCTGATCAGCCTGCTGTTTGTCTTCAGCAGCCTGCAGGTTAACCAGCTGACGGAGGGCTGCTCGTGCGCTCTGACGCACCCGCAAGACGCCTTCTGCAACTCCGACATCG TGATCCGTGCTAAAGTGGTGGGCAAGAAGCTCCTGAGAGATGGACCTTTTGGAACGATGCGCTACACAGTCAAGCAAATGAAG ATGTACAAAGGATTTGAGAAAGTCCAGCATGTGCAGCACATTTACACAGACGCCTCTGAGAGTTTGTGCGGCGTCAAGTTTGACATCAACAAGTACCAGTACCTGATCACAG GGCGAGTGTACGATGACAAGGTCTACACAGGGCTGTGCAACTTCAACGAGCGGTGGGAGCGCCTTTCATTGGCCCAGAAGAAAGGCATCAACCACCGCTACCAGCTGGGCTGCAACTGCAGG ATTAAGCCCTGCCACTACCTGCCCTGCTTCGTGACCTCAAAGAACGAGTGCCTATGGACGGACATGCTGTCCCACTTCGGCTATCCCGGCTACCAGTCCCGGCACTACGCCTGCATCCAGCAGAAGGAGGGCTACTGCAGCTGGTACCGGGGATTGGCCGCCCGCGACAAAACCATCATCAACGCCACCGACCCCTGA